One window from the genome of Streptomyces sp. WZ-12 encodes:
- a CDS encoding Glu/Leu/Phe/Val dehydrogenase dimerization domain-containing protein, with the protein MTDLIEYGDPVDGTRGWLVYRGARPRIAAGGCRLQPGLDAATLGTLADRMALKQRVLGINVAGAKCGLDLDPGAPAKSAVLGRFIAFLREELATRYSMGPDMGTGWLELNRHAAAVGLPSIKYAIRTAQRLSDDEFERRMAVLEAPVRGIPVSARRAGHALAHAAIAAARCTDTLTVALQGFGNLGRGAACALREDGARVVAVGDEHGAVANPAGVDVPAMLGSPPGTPVPAMGSGGRATQLFTVPADVLILAGPADALTPAQAARVQVSTVVVGANCGLSEDAEQALAARDVVVVPDFIGGIGGSASMEVLFGPRECPGPQRVLDALATLMNDLVADIVAQARRSGVSPRATAMRLAVDSTVDPESP; encoded by the coding sequence ATGACAGACCTGATCGAGTACGGCGACCCGGTCGACGGCACCCGGGGCTGGCTGGTCTATCGCGGCGCCCGGCCACGGATTGCCGCGGGGGGATGCCGGCTGCAACCCGGGCTGGACGCAGCCACTTTGGGTACGCTCGCCGACCGGATGGCGCTCAAGCAGCGGGTGCTCGGCATCAACGTGGCCGGAGCCAAGTGCGGACTGGACCTCGATCCCGGCGCGCCGGCCAAGAGCGCGGTGTTGGGCCGCTTCATCGCGTTCCTTCGCGAAGAGCTGGCCACCCGCTACAGCATGGGGCCGGACATGGGTACCGGCTGGTTGGAGCTCAACCGGCATGCCGCGGCAGTCGGGCTGCCCTCGATCAAGTACGCGATCAGGACCGCTCAGCGGCTCAGCGATGACGAGTTCGAGCGGCGGATGGCCGTGCTGGAGGCGCCTGTCCGTGGGATCCCGGTGTCGGCCCGTCGCGCGGGGCACGCGCTGGCCCACGCCGCGATTGCCGCTGCCCGATGTACCGACACGCTCACCGTTGCGCTACAGGGATTCGGCAATCTCGGGCGCGGTGCTGCGTGCGCGCTCCGTGAGGACGGGGCCCGGGTGGTGGCGGTCGGCGACGAGCACGGCGCCGTGGCCAACCCGGCCGGTGTGGACGTCCCGGCCATGCTCGGTTCTCCTCCCGGAACCCCGGTGCCGGCGATGGGCTCGGGCGGCCGGGCGACCCAGCTGTTCACCGTGCCCGCCGATGTGCTCATCCTCGCCGGCCCCGCCGACGCGCTGACCCCCGCGCAGGCGGCACGGGTCCAGGTCTCGACGGTCGTGGTGGGGGCGAACTGTGGCCTCTCCGAGGATGCCGAACAGGCTTTGGCAGCCCGGGACGTCGTGGTCGTCCCCGATTTCATCGGCGGGATCGGGGGGTCAGCCTCGATGGAGGTGCTGTTCGGTCCGCGCGAGTGCCCTGGCCCTCAACGGGTGCTCGACGCGCTTGCCACCCTGATGAACGACCTCGTTGCGGACATCGTCGCGCAAGCGCGCCGCAGCGGTGTCAGTCCGCGCGCCACCGCGATGCGGCTGGCGGTGGACAGCACCGTCGACCCGGAATCCCCGC
- a CDS encoding pyridoxal-phosphate dependent enzyme produces the protein MRFHDSMLDLVGQTPLVRLASVVDDSGPLVLAKLEQFNPGGSAKDRIAVGMVTAAERDGSLRPGGTIVEPTSGNTGIGLALVAAQRGYRCVFTCPDKVSPNKIAALRAYGAEVVVCPAAVPMTHPRFYRNVAARMAAEIPGAHCIDQYNNPANPAAHYAATGPEVWEQTQGQLTHFVAGLGTGGTVSGVGRYLHEVSAGAVRVIGVDPLGSAYSGDEVRPYYVEGVGQPSIPAAFDPAVPDEILTIGDAEAIRVTRRLARAEGILTGGSGGMAVAAALRVAERAGPDAVIVVLIPDSGRGYLTTIFDDDWLAGRGFTEPADGVPVAAAAGHDFPVMAPQEQLAAALRRMRDVGIDHLAVSAARPPIRLPEIVGFVAQHDIAVRVATGRARLDAPVAEHLIAPLPTVGWGQQLDIAAARIAEHGACVVLRDGLPVAVLTAADVAAALESEHETTGSSL, from the coding sequence ATGCGATTTCACGACTCGATGCTCGACCTGGTCGGCCAGACACCGCTGGTGCGGCTGGCCTCCGTCGTCGACGACTCAGGTCCCCTGGTCCTGGCCAAGCTGGAGCAGTTCAATCCCGGTGGTTCGGCCAAGGACCGGATCGCGGTCGGCATGGTCACGGCCGCCGAGCGCGACGGCAGCCTGCGCCCCGGCGGCACCATCGTCGAGCCGACGTCGGGCAACACCGGGATCGGACTGGCCCTTGTCGCCGCCCAACGCGGCTACCGGTGCGTGTTCACCTGCCCCGACAAGGTCTCACCGAACAAGATCGCCGCGCTACGGGCCTACGGCGCCGAGGTGGTGGTCTGCCCGGCCGCCGTTCCCATGACCCATCCCCGCTTCTACCGCAACGTCGCCGCCCGGATGGCCGCCGAGATCCCCGGAGCCCACTGCATCGACCAGTACAACAACCCGGCCAACCCGGCGGCGCACTACGCCGCCACCGGGCCGGAGGTCTGGGAACAGACCCAAGGACAACTGACGCACTTCGTCGCCGGGTTGGGGACCGGTGGCACGGTTTCCGGTGTCGGCAGGTACCTGCACGAGGTGTCGGCGGGTGCGGTGCGGGTGATCGGGGTCGACCCGCTGGGGTCGGCGTACAGCGGTGACGAGGTGCGGCCGTACTACGTGGAGGGCGTCGGACAACCGAGCATTCCCGCCGCGTTCGACCCGGCCGTGCCGGACGAGATACTGACCATCGGCGACGCCGAGGCCATCCGGGTAACCCGCCGCCTTGCCCGGGCGGAGGGCATCCTCACCGGCGGCTCCGGCGGAATGGCTGTCGCCGCGGCGCTGCGGGTGGCCGAGCGCGCCGGGCCGGACGCGGTCATCGTCGTGTTGATCCCGGATTCCGGCCGGGGGTACCTCACCACGATCTTCGACGACGACTGGCTGGCCGGGCGCGGTTTCACCGAGCCGGCCGATGGCGTGCCGGTAGCGGCCGCCGCCGGCCACGACTTTCCCGTGATGGCACCGCAGGAACAGCTCGCGGCCGCACTGCGGCGGATGCGCGACGTGGGGATCGACCACCTGGCGGTGAGCGCGGCCAGGCCACCGATCCGGTTGCCGGAGATCGTGGGATTCGTCGCCCAACACGACATCGCCGTACGGGTCGCGACCGGCCGGGCGCGGTTGGACGCGCCGGTAGCGGAGCACCTCATCGCCCCACTGCCCACGGTCGGTTGGGGCCAGCAACTCGACATCGCTGCGGCGCGCATCGCTGAGCACGGCGCATGCGTGGTACTGCGCGACGGGCTCCCGGTGGCGGTTCTGACCGCCGCGGACGTTGCCGCTGCGCTCGAATCCGAGCACGAGACAACAGGGAGTTCGCTGTGA
- a CDS encoding thiamine pyrophosphate-binding protein: protein MPTPDRTVAGTMVQSLRAHHVDRIFCVAGESYLPLLDALYDCEVDVLGCRHEGSAGFAALADAKLTGRAGVCLVSRAPGAANAAIAVHAAAEDATPLVVLVGDVPTRDLGRESFQSGRPLSDVAKEVLTLYDPAATGETVRRAFRVAESATPGPVVVHVPEDVFDRGGADPPAGRVTLGHTVPDERDFEAVHDLLASAQRPLLLAGSTLDTVNGRTLLRQIAQRHGLPVVTSNKNQHLLDNHHPCYAGHLHNSTQPKQLAEFDRADLVLAVGTRLGQTTTRRLRFPRGPEPDQALVHVYPDPARIGRYHRVTAGFAMDPVDFLGRLARAGPPHQLPNSRGRWRDGLHAIEEDNARWIPPDSETVTVGEIASALDELTAGAVTVIVDSGTFTSWIYRFLRFADNGRLVGIDSSAMGFAPGAALAVAARSRAVPTVVIVGDGGFAMNGGELATVCERRLPVVFVVSDNASLGTIRLHQQQRYPDRGIATDLTNPDFPQLAAAYGALGLSATTATEVRTGLAKALAHPGPSLLAVRTSRRILTPYRHL from the coding sequence ATGCCCACGCCCGACCGGACGGTCGCCGGCACCATGGTGCAGAGCCTGCGGGCGCATCACGTGGACCGGATCTTCTGCGTGGCCGGGGAGAGCTATCTGCCGTTGCTCGACGCACTGTACGACTGCGAGGTCGACGTGCTGGGGTGCCGACACGAGGGGTCCGCCGGGTTCGCTGCTCTCGCCGATGCCAAGCTGACCGGCCGGGCGGGTGTGTGCCTGGTCAGTCGAGCCCCCGGCGCGGCCAACGCGGCGATTGCGGTGCACGCCGCAGCCGAAGACGCCACCCCGCTGGTGGTGTTGGTGGGCGATGTTCCCACCAGGGACCTGGGGCGCGAGTCGTTCCAGTCCGGCAGGCCGTTGAGCGATGTGGCCAAGGAGGTGTTGACGCTCTACGACCCCGCGGCCACCGGTGAGACCGTCCGGCGGGCGTTCCGGGTGGCCGAGTCGGCGACACCGGGGCCGGTGGTGGTACACGTACCGGAGGACGTGTTCGACCGCGGAGGGGCCGACCCGCCGGCCGGCCGGGTCACCTTGGGACACACGGTCCCCGACGAACGGGACTTCGAAGCGGTCCACGATCTGCTCGCCTCGGCCCAACGGCCGCTGCTGCTGGCCGGTTCGACGCTCGACACGGTGAACGGCCGGACCCTGCTGCGGCAGATCGCGCAACGGCACGGACTCCCGGTGGTCACCAGCAACAAGAACCAGCATCTGCTGGACAATCACCATCCTTGCTACGCGGGCCACTTGCACAACTCCACGCAGCCGAAGCAACTCGCCGAGTTCGACCGCGCCGACCTCGTCCTCGCGGTGGGCACTCGGTTGGGGCAGACCACGACGAGACGGCTGCGCTTCCCACGCGGCCCGGAGCCGGACCAGGCGCTGGTGCACGTCTACCCGGACCCGGCTCGTATCGGCCGGTACCACCGGGTCACCGCCGGGTTCGCGATGGACCCGGTGGACTTTCTCGGACGGCTGGCCAGGGCCGGCCCCCCACACCAGTTGCCGAACAGCCGCGGCCGATGGCGCGATGGGTTGCACGCCATCGAGGAAGACAACGCCAGGTGGATCCCACCGGACTCGGAAACCGTGACGGTCGGTGAGATCGCCTCGGCACTGGACGAGTTGACCGCGGGCGCCGTGACGGTGATCGTCGACTCCGGCACTTTCACCAGCTGGATCTACCGCTTCCTCCGGTTCGCCGACAACGGCAGGCTGGTGGGGATCGACTCCAGCGCAATGGGATTCGCCCCCGGTGCGGCGCTGGCCGTCGCGGCGCGTTCCCGCGCGGTGCCGACCGTGGTCATCGTCGGCGACGGCGGTTTCGCCATGAACGGTGGCGAGCTCGCCACCGTGTGCGAGCGCCGTCTCCCCGTGGTGTTCGTGGTGTCGGACAACGCCTCGCTCGGCACCATCCGACTGCACCAGCAGCAGCGCTACCCCGATCGCGGTATCGCCACTGACCTGACGAACCCTGACTTCCCTCAACTGGCCGCGGCCTACGGCGCACTCGGGCTCTCCGCGACCACGGCCACCGAGGTGCGCACCGGCCTGGCCAAGGCACTCGCCCACCCGGGCCCGTCGCTCCTCGCCGTGCGCACCAGCCGCAGAATCCTGACCCCGTACCGACACCTGTGA
- a CDS encoding ABC transporter substrate-binding protein: protein MNEGAGSDPVRIGIITPLGEPGDGSAGELVVRGACLGVEYVREHGGARDSRGIELVLYDDQATAATEGMFRSAAGQMAKLALVDDVVAVMGQWHLRTTPWVVDVATKYNIPIFVENGYSEITAQKRRNVFRSYFSVADRVPLMLDFAAQLGIRTVGMVCADTAFGLHTGDVLEQYGRTRHGMEFLRLDFEQDGAPDFGDLLGQIRDYQPDLFINGGVVRTNYQIMHAAAEAGLLPGTPLMVPFSYPLRSNDFWRLAGDAGVGAMWPAMQYRPSWPEMSEIGRWFTERYRQRYGDFPPDTALTHFTDVTIVAAASRAARSTDRDDMIDAMEAMEFPTWRGPIRYERGPAHWHHAAPELVLLQYQKQGQGFDESAIIYPSDKATAQYVPARSANEL from the coding sequence GTGAACGAGGGCGCGGGCTCCGACCCGGTCCGGATAGGCATCATCACGCCGCTGGGTGAGCCGGGGGACGGCTCGGCAGGGGAACTGGTGGTGCGGGGTGCTTGTTTAGGTGTGGAGTATGTGCGTGAGCACGGCGGCGCTCGCGACAGCCGGGGGATCGAGCTGGTGCTCTACGACGACCAGGCCACGGCGGCGACGGAGGGCATGTTCCGCTCCGCGGCAGGGCAGATGGCCAAGCTCGCTCTCGTCGACGATGTGGTGGCGGTGATGGGGCAGTGGCATCTGCGGACGACCCCGTGGGTGGTCGACGTGGCGACGAAGTACAACATTCCCATCTTCGTCGAGAACGGCTACAGCGAGATCACCGCGCAGAAGCGGCGTAACGTCTTCCGTTCGTACTTCAGCGTGGCGGACCGCGTGCCGTTGATGCTGGACTTCGCGGCTCAACTGGGCATCCGCACCGTCGGGATGGTGTGTGCCGACACCGCCTTCGGCCTCCACACCGGGGACGTTCTGGAACAGTACGGCCGTACGCGGCATGGGATGGAGTTCCTGCGCCTGGACTTCGAGCAGGACGGCGCACCCGACTTCGGAGACCTGCTGGGGCAGATCCGGGACTACCAGCCAGATCTGTTCATCAACGGCGGCGTGGTGCGGACCAACTACCAGATCATGCACGCTGCGGCGGAGGCCGGCCTGCTTCCGGGCACGCCGCTCATGGTCCCCTTCAGTTATCCGTTGCGGTCCAACGACTTCTGGCGGCTCGCCGGAGACGCGGGTGTCGGCGCGATGTGGCCTGCCATGCAGTACCGCCCGTCGTGGCCGGAGATGTCCGAGATCGGACGCTGGTTCACCGAGCGCTATCGCCAACGGTACGGGGATTTCCCGCCGGACACGGCGTTGACTCATTTCACCGATGTCACCATCGTCGCCGCCGCCAGCCGAGCGGCACGGTCCACCGACCGCGACGACATGATCGACGCGATGGAGGCGATGGAGTTCCCGACCTGGCGAGGCCCCATCCGGTACGAGCGTGGGCCGGCCCACTGGCACCACGCAGCGCCCGAACTGGTGCTGCTGCAGTATCAGAAGCAGGGGCAGGGATTCGACGAGTCGGCGATCATCTACCCGTCCGACAAGGCCACGGCGCAGTACGTTCCGGCACGCTCAGCAAACGAACTCTGA
- a CDS encoding sulfotransferase family protein produces the protein MGLAGDTPTERPALSTDTIVRTARRVAGDYETELCHLGSLEQLVRSLDGEARLTSRGRVRAQRSLVRSLVEQLETSHRIAERPEVTRRPLRPIIITGMLRTGTTFLQNLLAQHPDIRAPALWELMAPARRDPPEDLIAQCAGYVAEYDRIAPKFKYIHPLHVESPEECHRLTGNTFCDPIFALRYRVPSYVKWLDRQSMVPIYQYHRTQLQVLLDRIPGEHVLLKGPSHLWHLDDLAAVYPDAAVVRMHRSPAVAVPSVCSLTSVVRGASTDSVDDQEIGRYWLERVTPVLEGLRRGSGPFSRPPLDIRYADLVADPMAVVAEICAAVGLSLTDAARRRMNGYLSAGQARSQHAYDAEQFGLRAGQLADRFSDYLDEFAIPRES, from the coding sequence ATGGGTTTAGCGGGGGACACTCCAACCGAGCGGCCTGCTTTAAGTACGGACACGATAGTGCGAACCGCGCGTCGTGTCGCCGGCGACTACGAGACAGAGTTATGCCATCTCGGGTCCTTGGAGCAACTTGTTCGCTCGCTTGATGGAGAAGCTCGACTGACGTCGAGGGGGCGTGTCAGGGCGCAGCGATCGCTGGTCCGATCGCTTGTCGAGCAACTGGAGACGAGTCATCGGATAGCCGAGCGCCCCGAGGTGACGCGTCGGCCGTTACGGCCGATAATCATCACCGGAATGCTGCGTACCGGAACGACGTTCCTGCAGAACTTACTCGCTCAGCATCCCGATATCCGGGCCCCGGCGCTGTGGGAGTTGATGGCTCCCGCCCGCCGCGATCCTCCCGAGGATCTGATCGCCCAGTGTGCGGGCTACGTCGCCGAGTACGATCGGATCGCCCCGAAGTTCAAGTACATTCACCCGCTGCATGTGGAATCCCCCGAAGAATGTCACCGGTTGACCGGGAACACGTTCTGCGACCCGATTTTCGCGCTGCGATATCGCGTGCCGAGCTATGTGAAATGGCTGGATCGGCAATCTATGGTGCCGATTTACCAGTACCACCGAACGCAGTTGCAGGTTCTGCTGGACCGGATCCCCGGTGAGCATGTGCTGCTGAAGGGTCCGTCGCACCTCTGGCACCTGGACGACCTGGCCGCGGTGTACCCAGACGCCGCGGTCGTCCGTATGCATCGCTCCCCCGCGGTGGCAGTGCCGAGCGTGTGCAGTCTGACCTCCGTCGTGCGCGGCGCCAGCACGGACTCCGTGGATGACCAGGAGATCGGCCGCTACTGGCTGGAGCGGGTCACGCCGGTGCTGGAGGGCCTGCGCCGAGGATCAGGCCCGTTCAGTCGGCCTCCCCTGGACATCCGGTACGCCGACCTGGTCGCCGATCCGATGGCGGTGGTGGCGGAAATATGCGCCGCCGTAGGACTTTCGCTCACCGACGCGGCGCGGCGGCGCATGAATGGCTACCTGTCCGCAGGCCAAGCCCGAAGCCAACATGCCTATGACGCAGAGCAGTTCGGGCTGCGCGCCGGCCAACTGGCCGACCGCTTCTCCGATTACCTCGACGAGTTCGCCATTCCGCGCGAATCCTGA
- a CDS encoding EamA family transporter produces MIVVLTAPDAAIGGTPWAVAAFCVAPILWAAGSLVTANVGQPVDRVVASAVQLISGGSVLLLVALSLGEFDPARWSDVSWTSAGAAVFLLVFDSLVGFMLYTRLLENTPAPLVSTYAYVTPLVGAVIGATVLDESLWVGALVGGVLVLGAVALELRGR; encoded by the coding sequence GTGATCGTAGTGCTGACGGCGCCGGACGCCGCGATCGGCGGGACGCCGTGGGCGGTCGCCGCGTTCTGCGTCGCGCCGATCCTGTGGGCCGCGGGAAGCCTGGTAACGGCGAATGTCGGTCAGCCGGTCGATCGAGTGGTCGCCAGCGCGGTTCAGTTGATTTCCGGCGGGAGCGTGTTGTTGCTGGTCGCTCTCTCGCTCGGTGAGTTTGACCCGGCACGGTGGTCGGATGTCAGCTGGACGTCGGCCGGGGCGGCGGTGTTTCTGCTCGTCTTTGACTCGCTCGTCGGCTTCATGCTCTATACGCGTCTATTGGAGAACACGCCGGCGCCACTGGTCAGTACCTACGCCTACGTCACGCCGCTGGTCGGCGCCGTGATCGGCGCGACCGTGCTTGACGAATCGCTCTGGGTCGGTGCACTTGTCGGAGGAGTCCTGGTGCTCGGCGCGGTCGCACTTGAGCTGCGCGGACGATGA
- a CDS encoding L-histidine N(alpha)-methyltransferase, translating to MSVVNDLIDVRVDDATSEVRDLISGLSGVPRLIPTVYGYDERGSELYAQICDLKTYYPYHAEWELLTRNVNSICDLANVSEVVELGCGTATKSELLLNRMSAESRAPLKYVPIDVSEEMLRKTSARLADSIDGLEIAPIAGDYHSGLSVVERRPKASRLFLFMGSSLGNMSEEKRRELLKSIRAAGRCGDLMLVGVDFDKPRSLLETAYNDPPGYDLWHNFLTNRLTCLNRMFHGDFDPFAFDSRLTYNTDAFRMEAQIWPRSDIEFCLADLNLRGVIKAGERVTVDTSHKFKPDELDELLDSTGMRIMEACEESAVKYSLLLLEMT from the coding sequence ATGAGTGTGGTCAATGATCTGATCGATGTGCGGGTAGATGATGCCACGAGCGAGGTCCGAGACCTTATATCGGGCCTTTCGGGAGTTCCGCGCCTAATCCCGACCGTGTATGGATACGACGAACGCGGTTCCGAGCTTTATGCGCAAATCTGCGACCTGAAAACCTATTACCCGTACCATGCCGAATGGGAACTCTTGACGCGCAACGTCAACTCGATTTGCGATCTTGCGAACGTGAGCGAGGTAGTCGAATTGGGTTGCGGCACGGCCACGAAGTCCGAACTTCTACTGAACCGGATGTCGGCAGAATCTCGGGCGCCGCTGAAATATGTGCCGATCGATGTGTCAGAGGAAATGCTGAGAAAGACGTCCGCTCGGCTTGCCGATTCTATTGACGGACTTGAAATTGCCCCGATCGCCGGTGATTACCATAGCGGCCTGAGCGTCGTCGAGCGGCGACCGAAAGCGTCGCGATTATTCTTGTTCATGGGTAGCTCGCTAGGAAACATGAGCGAAGAGAAGCGTCGCGAGCTACTGAAAAGCATCAGGGCAGCAGGCCGGTGCGGTGATCTCATGCTGGTCGGCGTCGACTTCGACAAGCCTCGCTCGCTGCTGGAAACGGCGTACAACGATCCGCCCGGGTACGACCTCTGGCATAATTTCTTGACCAATAGGCTAACGTGCTTGAATCGCATGTTTCACGGCGATTTCGATCCATTCGCATTCGACAGCAGATTGACGTACAACACGGATGCCTTCCGCATGGAAGCGCAGATCTGGCCAAGATCTGACATCGAGTTCTGCCTTGCCGACCTGAACCTTCGAGGAGTCATCAAGGCGGGCGAGCGGGTAACCGTCGACACGTCTCATAAGTTCAAACCGGACGAGCTCGACGAGCTGCTAGATTCGACAGGTATGCGCATCATGGAAGCCTGCGAAGAATCAGCCGTGAAATACTCGCTTCTACTCCTGGAAATGACGTGA
- a CDS encoding class I SAM-dependent methyltransferase encodes MHSARLVGAFDELADSYDHSHHEAIARALIEWVAPDAADAVADVACGAGAVALQLARCRPGTAPPVLALDLSPRMVAVGRARAADLGCGTAIDWRVADAVPLPVPDRSLDVVFCASSLHFLGRRALADWKRALRSGGRVGFTLPLATHFRPSERFAGLCARDVPLPRTAQEASAWAAACGFADVDARVHVLGTRRVVLVLATVVHGQ; translated from the coding sequence ATGCACAGTGCGAGGCTGGTCGGTGCGTTTGACGAACTGGCCGACAGTTACGACCACTCGCACCATGAGGCGATCGCCCGGGCCCTGATCGAATGGGTGGCTCCTGACGCGGCTGACGCGGTTGCTGACGTGGCGTGCGGAGCAGGCGCAGTCGCCCTGCAACTGGCGCGGTGTCGGCCTGGCACCGCGCCTCCCGTGCTGGCCCTGGACCTATCCCCCCGGATGGTCGCGGTGGGGCGGGCCCGCGCCGCGGACCTGGGGTGTGGCACGGCGATCGACTGGCGGGTCGCCGATGCCGTGCCGCTTCCGGTCCCCGATCGCTCCCTTGACGTCGTGTTCTGCGCATCCTCGCTGCACTTCCTCGGGCGCCGGGCCCTGGCTGACTGGAAGCGCGCCCTTCGTTCAGGTGGCCGAGTGGGGTTCACGCTGCCGTTGGCCACGCACTTTCGTCCGTCGGAACGTTTCGCCGGGCTCTGCGCGCGAGACGTGCCACTGCCCCGTACCGCGCAGGAGGCCAGCGCCTGGGCGGCGGCCTGCGGGTTCGCCGACGTCGATGCGCGTGTCCATGTGCTTGGCACGCGCCGCGTGGTGCTGGTCCTGGCGACTGTGGTGCACGGGCAGTAG
- a CDS encoding carbamoyltransferase family protein: protein MGPDRPVLGISAYYHDSAAALVAGGVPLAAAQEERFTRRRHDPDFPTHALAWCLRETGLRLDDLAAVAYYEDPALKFRRVVGTWLATAPRGLPVFRRSFPQWVGWKRQALDEVRSRLREVAPGQPLPPVLAYPHHASHAASAFFPSPYPSAAVLCVDGVGEWATTTLWHGRDTELLPLAELRFPHSLGMLYSAFTYFCGFKVDSGEYKLMGLAPYGTPRYAPLIRERLIDVKPDGSFRLDLRHFTFQYGQTMVGRAFEELFDGPRRTPEGPLTDREFDLAASVQQVTEEVMVRLARTALARTGERRLCLAGGVALNCVANGRILTEGICDQLWVQPAAGDAGGALGAALAESHRRGAPRTHVRRRADAMAGALLGPGYSDRAVEEFLTRGGYPARRLPERELVDRVAAELARGRVVGWFQGRMEFGPRALGNRSILADPRNPTMQSTLNRKTKFRESFRPFAPAVLAEDAKDWFDLTQESPYMLLTAQVAAAQRREPESAGTEAVTGLDLLRVPRSTIPAVTHVDGSARVQTVTAQHNARFHALLTAFRDRTGCPVLVNTSFNVRGEPIVRDPEEAYACFMRTQIDLLALGDFLLDKRDQPPWCEEEDWRAAIPVD from the coding sequence ATCGGGCCGGACCGCCCCGTCCTGGGCATCTCCGCCTACTACCACGACAGTGCGGCGGCACTGGTGGCAGGCGGCGTCCCGCTCGCCGCCGCACAGGAAGAACGCTTCACCCGCCGCCGCCACGACCCCGACTTCCCCACCCATGCCCTGGCCTGGTGCCTACGGGAAACCGGCCTGCGCCTCGATGACTTGGCCGCCGTGGCCTATTACGAGGACCCGGCGCTGAAGTTCCGCCGAGTGGTGGGAACCTGGTTGGCCACCGCCCCGCGTGGCCTGCCTGTGTTCCGCCGGTCGTTCCCGCAGTGGGTCGGTTGGAAACGGCAGGCCCTGGACGAGGTACGGTCGCGGCTGCGCGAGGTGGCGCCCGGGCAGCCGTTGCCTCCGGTGCTGGCCTACCCTCACCACGCCTCGCACGCGGCGTCGGCGTTCTTCCCGAGCCCGTACCCGTCGGCCGCGGTGCTGTGCGTGGACGGGGTGGGGGAGTGGGCGACGACCACGCTGTGGCACGGTCGTGACACCGAACTGCTCCCCCTCGCGGAACTGCGCTTTCCGCACTCCCTGGGGATGCTGTACTCGGCGTTCACCTATTTCTGCGGCTTCAAGGTTGATTCGGGCGAGTACAAGCTGATGGGCCTGGCACCCTACGGGACGCCGCGCTACGCGCCGCTCATCCGGGAGCGGCTGATCGACGTCAAGCCGGACGGCTCGTTCCGTCTGGATCTGCGTCACTTCACCTTCCAGTACGGACAGACCATGGTCGGTCGCGCCTTCGAGGAACTCTTCGACGGCCCACGCCGGACCCCCGAAGGGCCGCTCACCGACCGGGAGTTCGACCTGGCGGCTTCCGTACAACAGGTCACCGAGGAGGTGATGGTGCGGCTGGCTCGCACGGCGCTGGCCCGCACCGGTGAACGACGACTGTGTCTGGCCGGCGGTGTGGCGCTCAACTGCGTGGCCAACGGCCGGATCCTGACCGAGGGGATCTGCGACCAGTTGTGGGTCCAGCCGGCGGCCGGGGACGCCGGCGGGGCGCTCGGCGCCGCCCTGGCCGAGTCGCACCGCCGGGGGGCACCCCGCACCCATGTCCGCCGCCGCGCCGACGCGATGGCGGGTGCGCTGCTCGGCCCTGGGTACTCCGACCGCGCCGTGGAGGAGTTCCTGACCCGGGGCGGATACCCCGCCAGACGGCTGCCGGAACGGGAGTTGGTGGACCGGGTCGCAGCGGAGCTGGCGCGGGGGAGGGTGGTGGGTTGGTTCCAGGGCCGGATGGAGTTCGGGCCGCGGGCCCTGGGCAACCGGTCCATCCTCGCCGACCCGCGCAACCCGACCATGCAATCCACCCTCAACCGCAAGACCAAGTTCCGCGAGTCCTTCCGTCCGTTCGCCCCCGCGGTTCTCGCCGAGGACGCCAAGGACTGGTTCGATCTGACGCAGGAGAGCCCCTATATGCTGCTGACCGCCCAGGTCGCCGCGGCACAACGACGGGAGCCCGAGTCCGCCGGGACCGAAGCGGTCACGGGCTTGGACCTGCTGCGGGTCCCGCGGTCGACGATCCCGGCCGTGACCCATGTCGACGGGTCGGCTCGGGTACAGACGGTGACGGCCCAACACAACGCGCGGTTCCACGCGTTGCTCACCGCCTTCCGCGATCGCACGGGGTGCCCAGTACTGGTGAACACCTCGTTCAACGTGCGCGGGGAACCGATCGTGCGTGACCCCGAAGAGGCATACGCCTGCTTCATGCGCACCCAGATCGACCTGCTGGCCCTCGGCGACTTCCTCCTGGACAAGCGGGACCAGCCACCGTGGTGTGAGGAGGAGGACTGGCGTGCGGCGATCCCCGTGGACTGA